The Panthera uncia isolate 11264 chromosome C2, Puncia_PCG_1.0, whole genome shotgun sequence genome contains a region encoding:
- the P2RY14 gene encoding P2Y purinoceptor 14 produces MINSTTTQPPNEACSRNTLITQIIIPVLYLAVFVAGILLNGVSAWIFFYVSSSKSFIVYLKNIVVADFLMSLTFPFKILGDSGLGPWQINMFVCRVSAVLFYVNMYVSIVFFGLISFDRYYKIVKPLLTSFIHSVNYSKLLSVTVWVLMLLLAVPNIILTNQKARNGKAMSIKCVELKNELGLKWHKASNYIFVGIFWIVFLLLVIFYTAITRKIFKSHLKSRRNSISVKKKSSRNIFSIMFVFFVCFVPYHIARIPYTQSQTEAHYSCRSKEILLYVKEFTLVLSAANVCLDPIIYFFLCQPFREILCKKLHIPLKAQSDAETSKTKRGNTMHESTDTL; encoded by the coding sequence ATGATAAATTCCACCACCACACAACCTCCGAACGAGGCCTGCTCCCGGAATACTCTCATAACTCAGATCATCATTCCCGTGCTATACTTGGCGGTCTTTGTCGCGGGGATCCTGCTCAATGGTGTCTCTGCATGGATATTCTTTTACGTGTCCAGCTCCAAGAGTTTCATTGTCTATCTCAAGAACATTGTTGTGGCTGACTTTCTGATGAGCCTGACTTTTCCCTTCAAGATTCTTGGGGATTCGGGCCTGGGACCCTGGCAGATAAACATGTTCGTGTGCAGGGTCTCAGCTGTGCTGTTTTACGTCAACATGTATGTCAGCATCGTGTTCTTTGGGCTCATCAGCTTTGACAGGTATTATAAAATTGTAAAGCCTCTTTTGACTTCTTTCATCCATTCAGTAAATTACAGCAAACTTCTGTCAGTCACGGTGTGGGTGCTCATGCTCCTTCTGGCTGTCCCCAACATTATCCTGACCAACCAGAAAGCGAGGAACGGGAAGGCTATGAGTATAAAATGTGTAGAGCTTAAAAACGAACTGGGACTTAAGTGGCACAAGGCATCAAACTACATCTTTGTGGGCATCTTCTGGATTGTGTTTCTTTTGTTGGTCATTTTCTACACTGCTATCACGAGGAAAATCTTTAAGTCCCACCTGAAATCCAGAAGGAATTCCATTTCGGTCAAGAAGAAATCTAGCCGCAATATATTCAGCATCATGTTcgtattttttgtctgttttgtgcctTACCACATTGCCAGAATCCCCTACACGCAGAGCCAGACAGAAGCTCATTACAGCTGCCGGTCAAAAGAAATTTTGCTCTACGTAAAAGAATTCACTCTAGTACTGTCAGCTGCAAATGTATGCCTAGaccctattatttatttctttctatgCCAGCCATTTAGAGAAATCTTATGTAAGAAACTGCACATCCCATTAAAAGCTCAGTCTGACGCAGAAACTTCTAAAACCAAAAGAGGAAATACAATGCATGAAAGCACAGACACTCTGTGA